The sequence AAGCACGCAGTGTAGGTAGAGATTGCGGAGATACTTTTTATCCCGCGGTAGCTGCGCTAACCAGTAACCTGAAGTTGCAATTAGCCGCTGAAGAACACTCCAACAATATGGCCAATTATGACTTCTTTTCTCACACCGGCTTAGATGGCTCAAGCGTGGCTACTCGGGTTAGTCGCCAAGGTTATTCTTGGTCAAATGTAGGGGAAAACATAGCCGCAGGGCAGCGCTCGGTAGAGGCGGCGATGAACGGGTGGCTTAACAGCAGCGGCCATTGCGCCAATATTATGAATGCTAATTACCGTGAACTAGGGGCTGCCAAAGCTGAGAATGCTAGCAGTAGTTATGGCATTTACTGGACCCAAGTTTTTGCTCGGTAGGGTAAGCTCTTGCTGAACCTAAGGCTCAATTAAATATTGCGTTTCTTTCACTGTTTTTAAATCTATCAGTCATACAAATAATGCAATAACTGCCTCTGACGGCTGCTGAAACAAGTTGCTTATATTTGGATTTATTTGTAAATCAATTGATTATGGATTTTGTTGATCGATTTGTTAAAAGTAGTGTTTAGATCATGTTTTTAAATATGTAGTTATGTATTATTTTCCTGCTTGTGCAAATTGAGCGACGAAATTAAGGTTTTCACAAGTTAAATCAAACTTTTAATGAGTGCTTTCGTTACTGAGGGAACAGTAACTCCGTGCTACAAACTGCCGAAGTTGAATTACGGTGAATGTGTACCTTGGCTTACGAACACACGCAGTCCTGACGATATAAGGAAATATATGTCATTCTTCAAATTTTTATTGTTGTTACTTGGTCTTAGTGGCCCAGCAGATCCTACTGAACCGACCGACCCTGGTGGGCAGAATCCTAGCGAACCAACTAATCCAGTCGACCCAGTTGACCCGGTTGATCCCGTTGACCCTGTTGATCCGGTATTGCCAACCGACCCAGTCGAACCAACTGACCCAGTTGAGCCTACCGATCCTGTAGAAGATACTCTGCAAGCTAAAATGCTGAAAGCAGTAAACGAAGCACGTAGTGTTGGGCGTAAGTGTGGCAGCACCTATTATCCAGCCGCTGAGCCATTAAGTTCTAATTTAAGCCTGCAATTGGCCGCTGAAGAGCATTCTAATAACATGGCAAACTACAACTTCTTCTCACATTCTGGCTTAGATGGCTCTAGCCCTTCTAGCCGAGCAAGAGGTCAAGGCTATAGCTCATCTTATGTTGGTGAGAATATTGCCGCAGGCAACCGCACCTTGGAAGATGCCATGTCTAGCTGGTTGAAGAGTAGTGGTCACTGCTCAAATATCATGAGTGATAAATACACCGAGTTAGGTGCAGCAATGAGTGAAAATAGCAGTAGTACTTATGGCCAATATTGGACACAAGTTTTTGGCGCGCAATACTAAAATAAGAAAAGTGCTAAATGGTTAATGGCTAATAGTTATAGGCCCAGAGTTAACGCTCTGGGCTTTTTTGTTAGTTGGTGTGGAGCTGGGTAATTTCTTTTTCATGGATGCCTACTAAATCCAAAATGTAGATGTAAATGCAGCTAAAGTGATTTCATGTTGAACACATGTTTCTCTGTTAAA comes from Agarivorans sp. Alg241-V36 and encodes:
- a CDS encoding CAP domain-containing protein, which encodes MSFFKFLLLLLGLSGPADPTEPTDPGGQNPSEPTNPVDPVDPVDPVDPVDPVLPTDPVEPTDPVEPTDPVEDTLQAKMLKAVNEARSVGRKCGSTYYPAAEPLSSNLSLQLAAEEHSNNMANYNFFSHSGLDGSSPSSRARGQGYSSSYVGENIAAGNRTLEDAMSSWLKSSGHCSNIMSDKYTELGAAMSENSSSTYGQYWTQVFGAQY
- a CDS encoding CAP domain-containing protein; the protein is MYFSKVLPLTWLLLLTLSACGGASDSPAPQSDEQEIPADPEPNEPEPEEPADSSVQALMLDAVNQARSVGRDCGDTFYPAVAALTSNLKLQLAAEEHSNNMANYDFFSHTGLDGSSVATRVSRQGYSWSNVGENIAAGQRSVEAAMNGWLNSSGHCANIMNANYRELGAAKAENASSSYGIYWTQVFAR